Proteins from a single region of Alphaproteobacteria bacterium LSUCC0719:
- a CDS encoding Lrp/AsnC family transcriptional regulator: MDRIDRAILSQLQDNARISNVELANAVGLSPSACLRRVGLLEKSGVIDGYHAQLNATKLGHEVLVLMQITLIGQSAEMLAEFEEAVARTPQVLACFLIAGDSDYILRVAARDVADFGRLHAEYLSALPHVLRMESSFVMREVFTRSLAPPAP; the protein is encoded by the coding sequence ATGGACCGCATAGACCGCGCCATCCTTTCACAGCTTCAGGACAATGCCCGGATTTCGAATGTCGAGCTGGCGAATGCGGTTGGCCTGTCGCCTTCAGCCTGCCTGCGCCGGGTTGGCCTGCTTGAAAAATCCGGCGTCATTGACGGCTATCATGCGCAGCTGAACGCCACCAAGCTTGGCCATGAGGTGCTTGTCCTGATGCAGATTACCCTGATCGGTCAATCAGCGGAAATGCTGGCCGAATTCGAGGAGGCCGTGGCCAGGACACCACAGGTGCTTGCCTGTTTCCTGATCGCCGGCGACAGTGACTATATTCTGCGCGTGGCGGCACGCGACGTGGCGGATTTCGGGCGGCTGCACGCCGAATATCTGTCCGCCCTGCCCCATGTTCTGCGGATGGAAAGCAGTTTTGTGATGCGCGAGGTGTTCACACGCTCGCTGGCGCCGCCCGCCCCGTGA
- a CDS encoding protein adenylyltransferase SelO family protein, giving the protein MTGYEAAPIHLDLDDRFYRQVTAAEFPRHKIRWRNDRAAAAVGLDGLEDDAWLEHFAHFRPLPDNIQTPLALCYHGHQFGHYNADLGDGRGFLFAQLRAADGRILDLGTKGSGTTPFSRSADGRLTLKGAVREILATEMLEALGVNTSKTFSVIETGEALQRHDEPSPTRSAVMVRLSHGHIRIGSFQRLRYLDDADGIETLVRHTARHHFADSLDSQTPMNELAPRFLAEVASRIADTAGGWMAAGFVHGVLNTDNFNVTGESFDYGPWRFLPRFDSHFTAAYFDHAGRYAYGRQPEASLWAVCRLADCLVPFGGADPLEAALQDFYPSLEASLQRRLCWRLGIEVPVEQAQAIAKTLFAAARGDQTPFPQILHDWYGGARRRGEYDGDAWRAFADSLDGAARLPQADDPLFDRPSVPALPIERVEALWAPIAETDDWAPLYAALDEIRQWGVAWRGADHLTGRAAPASV; this is encoded by the coding sequence ATGACAGGTTACGAGGCAGCTCCCATTCATCTCGACCTCGATGACCGCTTCTACCGGCAGGTGACGGCGGCAGAATTTCCCCGGCACAAAATCCGCTGGCGCAATGATCGCGCCGCTGCGGCGGTCGGTCTTGACGGGCTGGAGGATGATGCCTGGCTTGAACATTTCGCGCACTTCCGTCCCTTGCCCGACAACATCCAGACACCGCTGGCGCTGTGCTACCACGGTCACCAGTTCGGGCATTACAATGCCGATCTTGGAGATGGCCGCGGGTTTCTGTTTGCCCAGCTGCGGGCGGCGGATGGGCGCATCCTCGACCTTGGCACCAAGGGATCGGGAACAACGCCCTTTTCACGAAGCGCCGACGGACGGCTGACCCTGAAGGGGGCGGTTCGCGAAATCCTCGCCACCGAGATGCTTGAGGCACTTGGCGTCAACACGTCAAAGACATTTTCAGTGATCGAGACGGGAGAGGCGCTGCAGCGGCATGACGAACCGTCGCCAACCCGGTCTGCGGTGATGGTCAGGCTTTCGCACGGCCATATCAGGATCGGCAGTTTCCAGCGGCTGCGCTATCTTGACGATGCTGACGGGATCGAAACGCTGGTGCGTCACACAGCCCGGCACCATTTCGCCGACAGTCTGGATTCGCAAACGCCGATGAACGAGCTTGCGCCGCGCTTTCTTGCCGAGGTGGCATCCCGTATCGCGGATACAGCCGGGGGGTGGATGGCGGCCGGCTTTGTCCACGGGGTGCTGAACACGGACAATTTCAACGTTACCGGCGAAAGTTTCGACTATGGTCCCTGGCGCTTTCTGCCGCGCTTTGACAGCCATTTCACGGCTGCCTATTTCGATCATGCCGGACGATATGCCTATGGACGCCAGCCCGAGGCAAGCCTCTGGGCGGTGTGTCGGCTGGCTGACTGTCTGGTGCCCTTTGGCGGTGCCGACCCGCTGGAAGCGGCGCTGCAGGATTTCTATCCATCTCTGGAAGCCAGCCTGCAACGCCGTCTGTGCTGGCGGCTGGGGATTGAGGTTCCGGTTGAACAGGCGCAGGCCATAGCCAAAACGCTATTTGCCGCCGCGCGCGGGGACCAGACGCCGTTCCCGCAGATCCTGCATGACTGGTATGGCGGTGCCAGACGGCGCGGGGAATATGATGGTGATGCCTGGCGGGCCTTTGCCGACAGCCTGGACGGCGCGGCGCGGCTGCCGCAAGCCGATGATCCGCTGTTTGACAGGCCAAGCGTGCCGGCACTGCCGATCGAACGTGTGGAGGCGTTGTGGGCACCGATCGCCGAGACCGATGACTGGGCACCGCTCTATGCTGCGCTGGACGAGATCCGGCAATGGGGCGTGGCGTGGCGCGGCGCTGATCATCTCACGGGGCGGGCGGCGCCAGCGAGCGTGTGA
- a CDS encoding aromatic ring-hydroxylating dioxygenase subunit alpha → MTNLRNVMSPIETATGLPNECYVDEAMYRHEQDTLFRDSWAAIGFGKDIADAGMARPVTFLGMPLLMVRNAEGEVNVFQNVCRHRGMILIEEPVKLRGPITCPYHAWAYDLDGNLRRTPHVGGPDINSHDSVKMCDLPLIRVRSYVWRDVIFVNVGGEAPDFEDAAAPLIARWKEFDQPLVHTGADSSISFTLDCNWKLAVENYCESYHLPFVHPALNTYSRLEDHYNILEGGGFAGQGTTVYQPQISQDGHRFPHFDDLSSQWDAGAEYVALFPNVLLGVHNDHAFAILLLPDGPGRTVEQVEIYYADEAARGDEFAEMRATNTQMWRTVFAEDVGVVEGMQRGRHAAGYDGGKFSAVMDAPTHHFHSWVAGALTR, encoded by the coding sequence ATGACCAACCTGCGCAATGTGATGTCGCCGATTGAGACCGCAACCGGCCTGCCGAATGAATGCTATGTCGACGAGGCGATGTATCGGCATGAGCAGGACACCCTGTTCCGCGACAGCTGGGCAGCCATCGGATTTGGCAAGGATATCGCAGATGCCGGCATGGCGCGTCCCGTGACCTTTCTTGGCATGCCCCTGCTGATGGTGCGCAATGCCGAGGGCGAGGTGAATGTGTTCCAGAATGTCTGTCGCCACCGGGGGATGATCCTGATCGAGGAACCGGTCAAGCTTCGTGGTCCGATCACCTGCCCCTATCATGCCTGGGCCTATGATCTGGATGGCAACCTGCGGCGCACACCGCATGTCGGGGGCCCCGATATCAACAGCCATGACAGTGTGAAGATGTGTGATCTGCCACTCATCCGCGTGCGATCATATGTCTGGCGCGATGTGATTTTCGTGAATGTCGGGGGTGAGGCTCCCGATTTTGAGGACGCGGCGGCACCGCTGATCGCCCGCTGGAAAGAATTCGACCAGCCCCTGGTTCATACGGGGGCAGATTCCTCGATCAGCTTCACGCTGGACTGCAACTGGAAGCTGGCGGTAGAAAATTACTGCGAATCCTACCACCTGCCCTTTGTGCATCCAGCGCTGAACACCTATTCACGGCTCGAGGACCATTACAATATTCTCGAGGGTGGCGGGTTTGCCGGCCAGGGAACAACGGTCTATCAACCCCAGATCAGCCAGGACGGGCACCGGTTCCCGCATTTTGACGATCTGTCGTCACAATGGGATGCCGGGGCGGAATATGTCGCGCTGTTCCCGAATGTTCTCCTTGGCGTCCATAATGACCACGCCTTTGCCATCCTGCTGCTGCCGGATGGTCCGGGACGAACCGTCGAACAGGTTGAAATCTACTATGCCGACGAGGCGGCGCGGGGTGATGAATTTGCCGAAATGCGCGCCACCAATACGCAAATGTGGCGCACCGTCTTTGCCGAAGATGTCGGCGTTGTCGAAGGCATGCAGCGTGGTCGACACGCCGCCGGCTATGATGGTGGCAAGTTTTCAGCCGTCATGGACGCACCGACACACCATTTCCATTCATGGGTCGCAGGGGCGCTGACACGCTGA
- a CDS encoding ParA family protein codes for MNVGKAIFVGNIKGGVGKSTLAVYLTDYLRRRYQRRPVMLLDTDPQGTAFEMMQPHSRADDIKFLPIGDRYDGVSMTTLDSVLRRMLSCEDAVTIVDTGAGRLGNVWQMAMLCSTVLVPTSMSWTDLRPTIDFIKELDDRKEDYGVVNPHVVVVPNRTSPSQKNFSQLAGALEEVNAIMAPPISDLSAARCHSPEFQGINAVAGTRFCEEIERLGEFIIDYVISGELDRIYQTA; via the coding sequence ATGAATGTTGGCAAGGCGATTTTCGTAGGCAACATCAAGGGCGGTGTGGGGAAAAGCACCCTTGCCGTCTATCTGACGGACTATCTCCGGCGACGCTATCAGCGGCGGCCGGTGATGCTTCTCGACACCGATCCGCAGGGGACGGCGTTCGAGATGATGCAGCCGCACAGCCGTGCCGATGATATCAAGTTCCTGCCAATCGGTGATCGCTATGACGGGGTCAGCATGACCACGCTGGACAGTGTTCTGCGTCGGATGTTGAGCTGTGAGGACGCTGTGACCATTGTTGATACTGGGGCAGGCAGGCTTGGCAATGTCTGGCAGATGGCCATGCTGTGCAGCACCGTGCTGGTGCCAACCTCGATGTCCTGGACGGACCTGCGGCCAACCATCGACTTCATCAAGGAACTTGATGATCGCAAGGAGGATTACGGCGTTGTGAACCCGCATGTCGTGGTCGTCCCGAACCGGACCTCGCCGTCACAGAAAAATTTCAGCCAGCTTGCGGGCGCGTTGGAAGAGGTTAACGCCATCATGGCGCCACCCATTTCGGATCTGTCGGCGGCGCGCTGCCATTCACCGGAATTCCAGGGGATCAATGCGGTCGCGGGAACCCGTTTCTGCGAAGAGATCGAGCGTCTTGGCGAATTCATCATTGATTATGTGATCAGCGGTGAGCTTGACCGGATCTATCAGACCGCCTGA
- a CDS encoding HD domain-containing protein, whose product MDTVSFTRMDEGTPAEYAFLGRLEHDYIAALPDRLLAALRGLSHSLAGYRIDRLQHSLQSASRAKDDGADIELVVAALIHDLGDDLAPENHSQMAAAIIRPYVRAEVTWIIEHHGIFQMYYYGDAAGVNKDERERYRGHDWFDNCERFCRDWDQMAFDPDYPTRPLEHFEPMLREIFTRTPFDPAIITPATITPTAEA is encoded by the coding sequence ATGGACACTGTTAGCTTTACCCGCATGGATGAAGGCACGCCCGCGGAATACGCCTTTCTTGGTAGGCTGGAACATGACTATATCGCTGCCCTTCCCGACCGCCTGCTGGCGGCGCTGCGGGGGTTAAGCCATTCACTGGCCGGCTATCGCATCGACCGGCTGCAGCATTCGCTGCAATCGGCGAGCCGGGCCAAGGATGACGGCGCCGATATCGAGCTGGTCGTGGCCGCGCTGATCCACGACCTTGGCGATGATCTGGCTCCGGAAAACCACAGCCAGATGGCCGCCGCCATCATCCGCCCCTATGTCCGGGCCGAGGTCACCTGGATCATTGAACATCACGGCATCTTCCAGATGTATTATTACGGCGACGCCGCCGGCGTTAACAAGGACGAGCGCGAGCGCTATCGCGGCCATGATTGGTTCGACAACTGCGAGCGGTTCTGCCGCGACTGGGACCAGATGGCGTTCGACCCAGATTACCCAACAAGGCCGCTGGAGCATTTCGAACCTATGCTGCGCGAAATCTTCACCCGCACACCGTTCGACCCGGCCATCATCACCCCGGCCACTATCACACCAACGGCAGAGGCATAG
- a CDS encoding SDR family NAD(P)-dependent oxidoreductase, giving the protein MTQRILITGANRGIGLEMTRQALARGDGVIAACRTPGSAAHLDDLAKAHDGTGAGSLTIIGLEAREDESAAAAAAAIAGPIDLLVVNAGTMNARGGLTDPGHTQDNIAESLMTNIAGVFFTVRHFLGHLKAGTNPRIAIISSQMGSSARAGTSAPIYRATKAAATNLARSMALELADDGIAVGAYHPGWVQTDMGGANAAITAQVSAAGLLQRFDALTMATSGVFETYEGEALPF; this is encoded by the coding sequence ATGACCCAACGCATTCTGATCACTGGTGCCAATCGCGGCATCGGACTGGAAATGACTCGACAAGCGCTGGCCCGTGGCGACGGCGTGATTGCCGCCTGCCGCACCCCGGGCAGCGCCGCCCATCTGGACGATCTTGCCAAGGCGCATGATGGTACCGGGGCCGGGTCGCTGACCATCATCGGGCTGGAAGCCCGCGAGGATGAATCGGCCGCCGCCGCCGCCGCCGCCATTGCCGGGCCGATCGACCTGCTTGTGGTGAATGCGGGCACGATGAACGCGCGCGGCGGGCTGACCGATCCCGGCCACACCCAGGACAATATCGCGGAATCGCTGATGACCAATATTGCCGGGGTGTTCTTTACGGTGCGGCATTTCCTAGGCCACCTGAAGGCTGGGACCAACCCCCGGATCGCCATCATTTCATCGCAGATGGGATCATCAGCACGCGCCGGGACCAGCGCTCCGATCTATCGCGCGACCAAGGCAGCAGCCACCAATCTGGCGCGGTCAATGGCGCTGGAACTGGCGGATGACGGCATCGCCGTCGGGGCCTATCATCCGGGATGGGTGCAGACCGATATGGGCGGGGCCAACGCCGCCATCACCGCGCAGGTCAGCGCCGCCGGCCTGTTGCAACGCTTCGATGCGCTAACAATGGCGACAAGCGGCGTGTTCGAGACCTATGAAGGCGAGGCACTGCCGTTCTAA
- a CDS encoding NAD-dependent deacetylase → MTTLYVTGAGVSADSGIPTFRGQDGYWTIGSVNYTPQEMATRRMYEDDPGQFLLWYYRRFAAYRNVPPNDVHRWLADRCNSGAARLITQNIDGLDGRAGNRDYVCIHGRLDRMTLYDDQDRLHIAAAAQGNLLDSDILVPAPWDDVPAALRATGAAGDDPDNATDAEMMAALCHLCRISGVGSNSGAGLGGASFQPQMGVSLKPWVLLFDEYYTDLYRMGTVEAWLDEASRMVFIGTSFSVNITAIALRVAIQRGVPVEIVDPQPIDPGIPDGMADITYHRMTAQEWVG, encoded by the coding sequence ATGACCACGCTTTACGTCACCGGTGCCGGCGTCAGCGCCGACAGCGGCATCCCTACCTTTCGCGGCCAGGATGGGTACTGGACCATCGGATCGGTCAACTACACGCCCCAGGAAATGGCCACCCGCCGCATGTATGAAGACGATCCGGGGCAGTTCCTGTTGTGGTATTACCGGCGCTTTGCCGCCTATCGCAACGTGCCGCCGAACGATGTGCATCGCTGGCTTGCCGACCGGTGCAACAGCGGCGCGGCGCGGCTGATCACCCAGAATATCGACGGTCTGGACGGGCGTGCCGGCAACCGCGACTATGTCTGCATCCACGGGCGGCTGGACCGGATGACGCTCTATGACGACCAGGACCGGTTGCACATCGCCGCCGCGGCGCAGGGCAATCTGCTGGACAGCGACATTCTGGTGCCGGCGCCGTGGGATGATGTGCCGGCGGCGCTGCGCGCAACCGGGGCCGCCGGCGACGATCCGGACAACGCCACGGATGCCGAGATGATGGCGGCGCTGTGTCACCTGTGCCGTATCAGCGGGGTTGGGTCAAATTCCGGAGCCGGGCTTGGCGGGGCGTCATTCCAGCCGCAGATGGGGGTGTCGCTGAAACCGTGGGTGCTGCTGTTCGATGAATATTACACCGACCTGTACCGCATGGGCACCGTCGAGGCGTGGCTGGACGAGGCCAGCCGGATGGTGTTCATCGGCACCAGCTTTTCGGTCAATATCACCGCGATCGCGCTTCGCGTCGCGATCCAGCGCGGGGTGCCGGTGGAGATTGTCGACCCGCAGCCGATCGATCCGGGCATCCCCGACGGCATGGCGGATATCACCTACCACCGCATGACGGCACAGGAATGGGTGGGTTAG
- a CDS encoding mandelate racemase/muconate lactonizing enzyme family protein: MRIAKLETFATPDVGFVRVTTDGGETGWGQVSTYHADITAQVLHRQVAPWVLGRVIDGDNPVDDFLDLAAFVHEREHKFPGSYVRRALSGVDTALWDLLGQMAGQPVASLIGGAPGRVRAYASSMKRDITPADEADRMCRLRDTHGFDAFKFRVGAECGRGSDEWPGRTEAIVETVPRALGPGIVTMVDANSAFDVPRAIEVGWMLEANGISHYEEPCPYWRPDLTRQVTQALDIDVTGGEQDCDMRHWVDMAANHVVDVMQPDVMYMGGLTPTLALARMLATAGPDGRGYPCTPHAANLSLVTICTMHLLTAIPNAGPYLELAIEGADYYPWTEGLFRGDPFAVDGGHVTVTDTPGWGVEIAPDWLAAAQHDASEWDGTKPACESFPRRAIGAA, encoded by the coding sequence ATGAGAATTGCGAAGCTGGAAACCTTTGCCACGCCGGATGTGGGGTTTGTCCGGGTAACAACGGATGGCGGCGAGACCGGGTGGGGGCAGGTATCGACCTACCATGCCGACATCACCGCGCAGGTGCTGCACCGGCAGGTGGCGCCCTGGGTTCTGGGCCGCGTCATCGACGGTGACAACCCGGTGGACGATTTTCTGGACCTTGCCGCCTTTGTTCATGAGCGCGAGCATAAATTCCCCGGATCCTATGTCCGGCGGGCGCTTTCAGGTGTCGATACCGCGCTGTGGGATCTTCTGGGGCAGATGGCCGGACAGCCTGTTGCCAGCCTGATCGGCGGCGCGCCGGGGCGGGTGCGGGCCTATGCATCCTCGATGAAGCGCGACATCACGCCCGCCGACGAGGCCGACAGAATGTGCCGGCTTCGCGATACGCACGGCTTTGACGCCTTCAAATTCCGGGTCGGTGCCGAATGCGGGCGCGGCAGCGATGAATGGCCCGGCCGCACCGAGGCGATTGTCGAGACCGTGCCGCGCGCGCTTGGCCCCGGCATTGTCACGATGGTTGACGCCAACAGCGCCTTTGACGTGCCGCGCGCCATCGAGGTTGGCTGGATGCTGGAGGCCAACGGCATCAGCCATTACGAGGAGCCGTGCCCCTATTGGCGGCCCGATCTGACCCGGCAGGTCACCCAGGCGCTGGATATCGATGTCACCGGCGGCGAGCAGGATTGCGACATGCGGCACTGGGTCGATATGGCGGCCAATCATGTTGTCGATGTGATGCAGCCGGATGTGATGTATATGGGCGGGCTGACACCGACGCTGGCGCTGGCGCGGATGCTGGCCACCGCCGGCCCGGACGGGCGCGGCTATCCCTGTACCCCGCACGCGGCGAACCTGTCGCTTGTCACCATCTGCACGATGCATCTGCTGACCGCGATCCCGAATGCCGGCCCGTATCTGGAACTGGCGATCGAGGGGGCGGACTATTATCCCTGGACCGAGGGTCTGTTCCGCGGCGATCCGTTCGCTGTCGATGGCGGGCATGTCACCGTCACCGATACCCCCGGATGGGGGGTCGAAATCGCGCCCGACTGGCTGGCGGCGGCGCAGCATGACGCCAGCGAATGGGACGGTACGAAACCTGCCTGCGAGTCGTTCCCGCGCCGCGCCATCGGTGCTGCGTGA
- a CDS encoding nitroreductase encodes MNSVIEFLSTRRSVTAKTMQPGNVDPGHLDQILTAGLRVPDHGALKPWKLAVITGAARERLDREVIHAEFIAANPDAKPEVESVETCRLQRADVVIAVISSPVEHPKIDPWEMQLSAGAVCTTLLYAAQSFGYAAQWLTEWYAYNDRMLVELGGTPGHDRIAGFIYIGEKVKPPMERTRPDPATIITRL; translated from the coding sequence ATGAACAGTGTGATCGAATTTCTGTCAACGCGGCGGTCGGTGACCGCCAAGACCATGCAGCCCGGCAATGTCGATCCGGGCCATCTTGACCAGATCCTGACCGCCGGACTCCGCGTCCCGGACCATGGCGCGCTGAAACCGTGGAAGCTTGCCGTCATCACCGGTGCGGCGCGTGAACGGCTTGACCGGGAGGTGATCCATGCCGAATTCATCGCCGCCAATCCGGATGCAAAGCCGGAGGTCGAGTCGGTGGAAACATGCCGTCTGCAGCGTGCCGATGTGGTGATCGCCGTCATTTCATCGCCTGTCGAGCATCCCAAGATCGACCCGTGGGAGATGCAGCTGTCAGCCGGCGCTGTCTGCACGACCCTGCTATATGCGGCACAGTCTTTCGGCTATGCCGCGCAATGGCTGACCGAATGGTATGCCTATAATGACCGCATGCTGGTTGAACTTGGTGGAACGCCCGGGCATGACCGTATCGCAGGCTTCATCTATATCGGCGAAAAAGTGAAGCCGCCGATGGAACGCACCCGGCCCGATCCGGCCACCATCATCACCAGGTTATAG
- a CDS encoding molybdopterin-dependent oxidoreductase, which produces MSLTSTHWGTYEVAVRDGRVTGLTPFAEDRDPSPIGTSLAELLDHPTRIRRPAVRRGWLDHGPGPAQGLRGTDPFVEVGWDEAERLVAAELDRVRATYGNSAIYAGSYGWASAGRFHHAQSQIHRFLNLIGGYTRSVNTYSYAAAEVIVPHVLGSFGRLLIQHTSWTNIAAHCELFVAFGGLALGNGQMGNGGTGCHVQREGFAAAVAAGVEFINVSPRGLDLEAPASPRTIHIRPNSDTALILALCHTLRAEGLADDGFLARYTVGYDKFAAYLDGASDGIRKDAQWASGLTALPASEIVALARNMASKRTMVSISWSLTRQQYGEQPYWAAMSLAAMLGHIGTPGGGIGFGYAIANYVGHNVDPVPVAALPQGTNGVSDFIPVARISDMLLNPGAEFDYNGGRYRYPDTRLVYWAGGNPFHHHQDLNRLQQAWQKPDTVIIHDWCWNATAKRADIVLPCTTMLERTDIGMTPRDPYIIAMEKAQEPVGEARDDFDILSGIARAMGCGEQFREGRSAEEWVRYLWDQSRRRAADRDVDLPSYEDLVAATYHRRAAPPVEPVLFGAFRADPEAHPLATPSGRIELFSERVASFGYADCLGHATWNEPDEWLGNATPTYPLHLLGKQPRNKLHSQLDPGTHAARAKVAGHEAVEMNPDDAAQRGIRDGDIVRVHNGRGACLGGAVITPDIMPGVVMMSTGAWFDPCPDTGLCRHGNPNILTPDQGTSPLSQGPAAHSCLVEVARHDGDNPAEAAFQPPRFVPRD; this is translated from the coding sequence ATGTCGTTGACGAGTACGCATTGGGGAACCTACGAGGTTGCCGTCAGGGACGGACGTGTGACCGGTCTGACACCCTTTGCCGAGGATCGTGATCCGTCGCCAATCGGCACATCGCTTGCCGAGCTTCTTGACCATCCAACACGGATCAGACGCCCGGCGGTGCGCCGGGGGTGGCTCGATCACGGGCCGGGTCCGGCACAGGGCTTGCGCGGCACTGACCCGTTTGTCGAGGTCGGCTGGGACGAGGCGGAGCGGCTTGTTGCAGCAGAACTTGACCGGGTGCGGGCGACATATGGCAACAGCGCCATCTATGCAGGGTCCTATGGCTGGGCCAGTGCCGGCAGATTTCACCATGCCCAGAGCCAGATCCATCGGTTCCTGAACCTCATCGGCGGTTATACACGGTCGGTGAACACCTACAGCTATGCCGCTGCCGAGGTAATCGTACCGCATGTTCTGGGCAGTTTCGGCAGGTTGCTGATCCAGCATACAAGCTGGACCAATATCGCCGCGCATTGCGAATTGTTCGTGGCTTTTGGCGGACTGGCACTTGGCAATGGGCAGATGGGCAATGGCGGCACGGGTTGTCATGTCCAGCGCGAGGGATTTGCCGCGGCGGTGGCGGCAGGTGTCGAATTCATCAATGTCTCGCCGCGTGGGCTTGATCTCGAGGCACCGGCCTCGCCACGCACCATCCATATCCGTCCGAACAGCGATACCGCGCTGATCCTGGCACTGTGCCATACATTGCGTGCCGAAGGGCTGGCGGATGACGGGTTTCTCGCACGCTACACGGTCGGCTATGACAAATTTGCGGCCTATCTCGATGGTGCATCCGACGGGATCCGCAAGGATGCACAATGGGCAAGTGGGCTGACAGCCCTTCCGGCGTCCGAAATTGTCGCTTTGGCACGAAACATGGCGTCGAAACGCACCATGGTGTCGATCAGCTGGTCGCTGACCAGGCAGCAATATGGCGAGCAGCCCTACTGGGCCGCTATGTCGCTTGCGGCCATGCTTGGTCATATCGGCACGCCAGGCGGCGGTATCGGGTTCGGCTATGCCATCGCCAACTATGTCGGACACAATGTTGATCCCGTCCCCGTTGCCGCCTTGCCGCAGGGCACCAATGGCGTCAGCGATTTCATTCCTGTGGCGCGGATCAGCGACATGCTGCTGAATCCCGGTGCCGAGTTCGACTATAATGGCGGGCGCTATCGCTATCCGGATACACGTCTGGTCTATTGGGCTGGCGGGAATCCGTTCCACCATCATCAGGATCTGAACAGGCTGCAGCAGGCATGGCAGAAGCCCGATACCGTAATCATCCATGACTGGTGCTGGAACGCCACCGCCAAGCGGGCTGACATTGTGCTGCCCTGCACAACCATGCTGGAGCGCACCGATATAGGGATGACGCCGCGCGACCCCTACATCATCGCCATGGAAAAGGCCCAGGAGCCTGTTGGCGAGGCGCGCGATGATTTCGACATCCTGTCCGGAATCGCGCGGGCGATGGGGTGTGGGGAACAATTCCGTGAAGGCCGTTCGGCCGAGGAATGGGTGCGCTATCTGTGGGACCAGTCACGGCGGCGGGCGGCCGACCGCGATGTGGACCTGCCATCCTATGAGGATCTTGTTGCCGCGACATATCACCGGCGTGCCGCCCCGCCGGTCGAGCCGGTGCTGTTCGGGGCGTTTCGGGCCGATCCCGAAGCGCACCCTCTGGCCACGCCAAGCGGCAGGATCGAACTGTTCTCTGAAAGAGTGGCATCGTTCGGCTATGCCGACTGCCTTGGTCACGCCACCTGGAACGAACCGGATGAATGGCTTGGCAACGCGACGCCGACATATCCGCTGCATCTTCTTGGCAAGCAGCCACGCAACAAGCTTCATTCACAGCTTGATCCGGGCACGCACGCCGCGCGTGCCAAGGTCGCCGGTCATGAAGCTGTCGAGATGAACCCGGATGACGCCGCACAGCGGGGTATCAGGGACGGTGATATTGTCAGGGTCCATAACGGGCGGGGTGCCTGTCTTGGCGGCGCGGTCATCACGCCCGATATCATGCCCGGCGTGGTCATGATGAGTACGGGCGCCTGGTTCGACCCCTGTCCCGATACCGGATTGTGCCGACATGGTAATCCGAACATCCTGACGCCAGATCAGGGAACCTCGCCATTGTCACAGGGCCCCGCCGCGCATAGCTGTCTTGTCGAGGTGGCGCGCCATGACGGGGACAATCCGGCCGAAGCAGCCTTCCAGCCGCCTCGGTTCGTGCCGCGTGATTGA